Proteins encoded together in one Candidatus Binatia bacterium window:
- a CDS encoding ethanolamine ammonia lyase-activating protein, with translation MPEPKISTQQIAEKKSSYRKWIESEGIQLVEGFFVEDINAVPLSPWDRVGGNAVRICLEGTGETNDAYICEIPPGKSLKPQKHMFEELVYIVSGRGATTMWQDGGTKRTFEWQEGSLFSPPLNTNYQHFNGSGTQPARYLAVTSAPIMINLIHNLDFIFNCPYVFKDRFNSEDDYFSKEGTWYAGRVWETNFVPDAKNLNLIEWKERGAGGSQVRFQIAENTMCGHVSQFPVGTYKKAHYHGPGAHVIVLSGQGYSLLWPKGQPIKRYDWKPGSVVVPPADWFHQHFNSGATPARYLALRWGSKKYYGIMGEGGGQTDVDVKLGGHQIEYEDEDPMVRRIFEEACAKSGAKSQMDKYYKKSA, from the coding sequence ATGCCGGAACCAAAAATTTCGACCCAGCAGATCGCGGAGAAGAAAAGCTCGTACCGTAAATGGATCGAGTCCGAAGGAATTCAATTGGTCGAGGGGTTTTTCGTCGAGGACATCAACGCAGTGCCGCTCTCGCCCTGGGACCGCGTCGGCGGGAACGCCGTGCGGATTTGCCTCGAAGGCACGGGCGAGACCAACGACGCCTACATCTGCGAGATCCCGCCGGGCAAATCGCTCAAGCCGCAGAAGCATATGTTCGAGGAGCTGGTCTACATCGTGAGCGGCCGGGGCGCGACGACGATGTGGCAGGACGGCGGCACCAAGCGCACCTTCGAGTGGCAGGAGGGATCGCTGTTCTCGCCGCCGCTCAACACCAACTACCAGCACTTCAACGGCAGCGGCACGCAGCCGGCCCGCTATCTCGCGGTCACGAGCGCGCCGATCATGATCAATCTCATTCACAATCTCGACTTCATATTCAACTGCCCGTATGTCTTCAAGGATCGCTTTAACTCCGAGGACGATTACTTTTCAAAGGAGGGCACGTGGTACGCGGGCAGGGTTTGGGAGACCAACTTCGTGCCCGACGCGAAGAACCTGAATCTCATCGAATGGAAAGAGCGCGGCGCCGGCGGCTCACAGGTCCGCTTTCAGATCGCCGAGAACACGATGTGCGGCCACGTGTCGCAGTTTCCCGTCGGTACTTATAAGAAGGCCCATTACCACGGACCCGGCGCTCACGTCATCGTCTTGAGCGGTCAGGGTTATTCTCTCCTCTGGCCGAAGGGACAGCCGATCAAACGCTACGATTGGAAGCCCGGCAGCGTGGTGGTGCCGCCGGCGGACTGGTTTCACCAGCACTTCAATTCCGGCGCGACTCCCGCGCGCTATCTCGCGCTCCGCTGGGGCAGCAAGAAATACTACGGCATCATGGGCGAGGGCGGCGGCCAGACCGACGTGGACGTGAAGCTCGGCGGGCACCAGATCGAGTACGAGGACGAAGATCCGATGGTGCGGCGCATCTTCGAGGAGGCCTGCGCCAAGTCGGGCGCCAAGAGCCAGATGGACAAGTACTACAAAAAGTCGGCTTGA
- a CDS encoding ABC transporter substrate-binding protein, which produces MNRIISRVRGVFIVAAATLLLCDAALAADKIRVSISSLDVAFLTGGVAQKRGFFKEEGLEPELIRMNANVSITALSTGDIDYTMIFGSVVRAAVRGLPMKVVASFLDSSTHTLIARPEYKSVKDLRGKTLAVSSFGATSDVAARMMFQKSGLDPEKDLKIIALGSDRARFSALKEGIVDVAVISPPADVEGKKMGFNVLARAYELFSLPFVGLGANTKKIKERPDEIKRVLKALIKANRFITANRDGTIQILAEWGRTDRESAAASYDGTVKVFNADGSIPESGLKLVIDQARQALKVDQAASPDQVADLGPLREAQKELNIKGR; this is translated from the coding sequence ATGAATCGGATCATCTCACGCGTGCGAGGAGTGTTTATTGTCGCGGCTGCGACGTTGCTGCTCTGCGACGCGGCGCTCGCCGCGGACAAGATCCGGGTGTCGATTTCCAGCCTCGACGTCGCCTTTCTCACCGGCGGCGTCGCGCAGAAGAGAGGCTTCTTCAAAGAAGAAGGGCTGGAGCCGGAGCTGATCCGGATGAACGCGAACGTTTCGATTACGGCGCTGTCCACCGGCGACATCGACTACACGATGATTTTCGGATCGGTGGTGCGCGCGGCGGTCCGCGGTTTGCCCATGAAGGTCGTCGCCAGTTTTCTGGACAGCTCCACGCACACGCTCATCGCCCGGCCCGAATATAAATCCGTCAAGGACTTGCGGGGGAAAACTTTAGCGGTGAGCTCGTTCGGCGCGACTTCGGACGTCGCCGCCCGGATGATGTTTCAAAAATCGGGCCTCGATCCGGAAAAGGATCTCAAGATCATCGCGCTCGGATCGGACCGCGCGCGTTTCAGCGCGCTGAAAGAAGGCATCGTCGACGTGGCGGTGATCTCCCCGCCGGCCGACGTCGAAGGGAAAAAGATGGGCTTCAACGTGCTCGCTCGCGCCTACGAGCTCTTCAGCCTTCCCTTCGTTGGCCTGGGCGCCAACACGAAAAAAATCAAAGAGAGGCCGGACGAGATCAAGCGGGTGCTGAAGGCGCTGATCAAGGCCAACCGCTTCATCACGGCCAACCGGGACGGAACAATTCAGATCCTGGCGGAGTGGGGCCGGACCGATCGTGAGAGCGCCGCCGCTTCCTATGACGGAACCGTGAAGGTGTTCAACGCGGACGGCAGCATCCCGGAGAGCGGACTCAAGCTGGTCATTGATCAGGCGAGACAAGCGCTGAAAGTCGATCAGGCGGCTTCACCGGACCAGGTCGCGGACCTGGGTCCGTTGCGCGAAGCACAGAAGGAATTAAACATCAAAGGAAGATAA